Proteins encoded within one genomic window of Bacteroidota bacterium:
- a CDS encoding DUF2200 domain-containing protein produces the protein MKTTPEHDERIGTLTFGSVYPHYVAKVEKKGRTVDELHEVITWLTGFDEAKLQTMIDNGATFKQFFAAATLHPNANLIKGVICGYRVEELETPLTQQVRYLDKLVDELAKGRKMEKILRTP, from the coding sequence ATGAAGACTACGCCAGAACACGATGAACGTATCGGCACCTTGACTTTTGGTTCGGTTTATCCGCATTACGTCGCGAAGGTGGAAAAGAAAGGGCGGACCGTTGATGAACTGCATGAGGTCATTACATGGCTCACCGGATTCGACGAGGCAAAGCTGCAAACGATGATCGACAATGGCGCTACGTTCAAGCAGTTCTTTGCAGCGGCAACACTTCATCCGAATGCAAACCTGATTAAAGGTGTTATATGCGGGTATCGTGTTGAGGAATTAGAAACACCCCTGACCCAACAGGTGCGATACCTGGATAAATTGGTGGACGAACTCGCCAAAGGACGCAAGATGGAGAAAATCTTGCGGACACCTTAA
- a CDS encoding DUF1428 domain-containing protein produces the protein MAHYIDGFVLPIPTNRLEEYKRVVEAVANIWKEHGALDYHEYVGDDLTREGTRPFPDLVAASTDETIIFGWVAFASREARDLANERVLGDPRMVDLVGPLLDSSNPVFDANRMGYGGFKLLV, from the coding sequence ATGGCACATTACATTGATGGATTTGTCCTCCCCATTCCGACCAACCGGCTAGAAGAATATAAAAGGGTGGTTGAAGCCGTCGCAAACATTTGGAAAGAACATGGCGCGCTTGATTATCACGAATACGTGGGGGATGATTTGACGCGGGAGGGGACGCGTCCATTTCCTGATCTTGTAGCCGCCTCAACAGATGAAACCATCATATTCGGATGGGTTGCCTTTGCCTCTCGTGAAGCGCGTGATCTGGCAAATGAACGTGTTCTTGGGGACCCAAGGATGGTTGATTTGGTTGGTCCATTGCTCGATTCGTCAAATCCTGTATTTGATGCCAACAGGATGGGATATGGCGGGTTTAAGTTGCTTGTTTGA
- a CDS encoding DUF4259 domain-containing protein, whose translation MGTWGHKSFENDAACDWLYDLEEVSDLSLIESTFGSAEVAYLEAPEGCEILAAAEIVLALQGQARESLSEEALKWVTKHKNLVPSSLNVKSVAAVERVLAENSELRELWEESEEDFEIWRKDVLSLLAAL comes from the coding sequence ATGGGTACATGGGGCCATAAATCATTCGAAAACGATGCTGCTTGTGACTGGTTGTATGACCTTGAGGAAGTATCTGACCTCTCACTGATTGAATCCACGTTTGGTAGTGCCGAGGTGGCATACCTCGAAGCGCCAGAAGGATGTGAAATTCTAGCAGCTGCGGAGATAGTCTTGGCGTTACAAGGCCAGGCAAGAGAGTCTTTGTCAGAAGAAGCATTGAAGTGGGTAACAAAACACAAAAATCTTGTCCCTTCGTCATTAAACGTAAAATCAGTGGCGGCAGTCGAAAGGGTTCTGGCAGAAAATTCTGAATTGAGGGAGCTTTGGGAAGAATCGGAAGAAGATTTTGAGATTTGGCGAAAAGACGTATTATCACTTTTGGCTGCTTTGTAG
- a CDS encoding T9SS type A sorting domain-containing protein: MKRCFSFCLLFLSISVPFIEATSQTFALDAAKWYPLETGNYWHYETGDRFRSYILSTTTDTLVQDVQWTKLSVLEYNGPGGSPRDAWRRLTDDFYVLSTTDFIREDTLWTTQPRSIFSVNIPYDGSLQSRYAVTGSTQRAGYADVYLDTTRVGEEMRLHLFAGLGFNGEVFCGKFIYEVGYAGDCSSPGLNFVGTIVNGHSIGETSRIVSLVGLEDLGPETRHLPKNSFYPNPFREQINIELSAIKQGVYNITIFDVLGRVVFSENRVLVNGQVWKRTWKPGEHLTGGVYFLHVIADSGERNTASILLLP; this comes from the coding sequence ATGAAACGATGCTTTTCTTTCTGTTTGCTCTTTCTGTCCATCTCTGTTCCGTTCATTGAAGCCACATCTCAAACATTTGCTCTTGATGCAGCAAAATGGTACCCCCTTGAAACAGGCAACTATTGGCACTATGAAACCGGCGACCGCTTCAGGTCCTATATTCTCTCAACAACAACCGATACGCTGGTACAGGATGTCCAATGGACTAAACTTTCAGTTCTTGAATATAATGGTCCCGGTGGCTCTCCCCGAGATGCGTGGCGCCGATTGACAGATGATTTCTATGTGCTATCCACAACCGATTTTATAAGAGAGGACACCCTTTGGACTACACAGCCGCGCTCTATTTTTTCAGTCAACATTCCTTATGACGGGAGCCTACAGTCAAGGTACGCTGTTACCGGTTCAACACAAAGAGCTGGCTATGCTGACGTCTATTTAGACACAACACGAGTGGGTGAGGAAATGAGACTTCATCTTTTTGCGGGGCTAGGATTTAATGGCGAAGTCTTTTGTGGCAAGTTTATTTATGAGGTTGGCTATGCCGGGGACTGCTCGTCTCCGGGGCTTAATTTTGTAGGTACTATTGTCAATGGACACAGCATTGGCGAAACATCCCGCATTGTTAGTCTAGTTGGTCTTGAGGACCTTGGGCCGGAAACAAGGCACCTACCAAAAAATTCTTTTTATCCCAATCCTTTTAGGGAGCAAATTAATATTGAATTAAGCGCTATCAAACAGGGTGTCTATAACATTACAATCTTCGATGTTCTGGGAAGAGTAGTGTTTTCTGAAAACAGGGTTCTTGTGAACGGACAGGTCTGGAAGCGTACTTGGAAACCAGGAGAACATCTTACGGGCGGGGTATATTTTCTTCACGTTATTGCTGATTCGGGAGAGCGTAATACCGCAAGCATTTTACTTTTGCCGTAG
- a CDS encoding agarase, translating to MNKVRRRQFLQSGLTLTAGLTLAPFSLQAAAEKIKTTQIAPAGFFTLGQRNDHWWLITPDDRPFFTMGVNHIDPATLRYPENIHIWREKYGGSTIRWIEESVAPNLKAWGFNSVGWVQEVSVRQWRHSRSFTVDEYRALNMPYCHLLPFMESHQWEKHTVHFDFRSKEWKEWCDYVARAECAELYDDPNLIGYFYSDCPTWIHERPTNAWRGPIFDPDLLKTEAGRKELTELASSYYKTTHDAIRRYDKNHLILGDRYEANAPIADEVVNAALPYVDVLSFQDFRDPVKHLRAWHQKTGKPVLLADAARMKWQTVPGEYTRNEGAWYAETLAALFENPGCVGFHLCGAYQRNRARRYGLLDEMGNPDTENVEQMKAANQKISQWMDSQF from the coding sequence ATGAACAAAGTACGTCGCAGACAATTTTTGCAAAGCGGCTTGACACTCACCGCGGGATTGACGCTGGCCCCCTTTAGCCTGCAGGCCGCGGCTGAGAAAATCAAGACAACCCAGATTGCGCCGGCGGGGTTTTTCACGCTAGGACAGCGAAACGACCATTGGTGGCTGATCACCCCTGACGACAGGCCCTTCTTTACGATGGGTGTGAACCATATCGACCCGGCAACATTGCGTTATCCGGAAAACATTCACATCTGGCGCGAGAAGTATGGCGGAAGCACCATTCGGTGGATCGAGGAATCGGTTGCTCCTAATTTAAAGGCCTGGGGCTTCAACAGTGTGGGTTGGGTACAGGAAGTATCGGTGCGTCAGTGGAGGCATTCACGTTCCTTTACAGTGGACGAATATAGAGCGCTTAACATGCCCTACTGCCACTTGCTTCCCTTTATGGAATCCCACCAATGGGAAAAGCACACGGTTCATTTTGATTTCCGAAGTAAGGAGTGGAAGGAGTGGTGCGACTATGTAGCAAGAGCAGAATGTGCTGAATTGTATGACGACCCCAACCTGATTGGCTATTTCTATAGCGACTGCCCAACGTGGATTCATGAGCGACCAACGAATGCGTGGCGCGGTCCGATTTTCGACCCTGATCTTTTAAAGACAGAAGCCGGCCGAAAGGAACTGACAGAATTGGCAAGCAGCTATTATAAAACCACACATGACGCCATTCGGCGATACGATAAAAACCACCTGATACTCGGCGATCGCTACGAGGCCAATGCGCCCATCGCGGATGAAGTGGTTAATGCAGCACTGCCCTACGTCGACGTGCTTTCCTTCCAGGACTTTCGCGATCCTGTGAAGCATCTCCGGGCATGGCACCAAAAAACAGGAAAACCTGTGCTGCTTGCCGACGCAGCCCGGATGAAATGGCAGACTGTCCCAGGCGAGTACACGCGCAATGAAGGCGCATGGTATGCGGAGACATTAGCGGCGTTGTTCGAGAATCCCGGATGTGTAGGATTTCATCTCTGTGGCGCCTACCAGCGCAACCGTGCCCGGCGCTACGGACTACTCGATGAAATGGGAAACCCTGACACGGAGAATGTTGAGCAAATGAAGGCTGCGAATCAAAAGATCAGCCAATGGATGGATAGCCAGTTTTGA
- a CDS encoding prolyl oligopeptidase family serine peptidase — protein sequence MQQVSLWRIWVVAGILMVMPATVTAQESELTLDDLFATPKLTGTPPSRPAWAPNSEHFAFSWNEPGKPGRGLWVSTSNGKEVHLRSDTASASVRDIVWTDATTIVSLRGNNLWRTSLSQGDDVQLMPVEAGARNLSISPAGNQAAYIRNGDLWLADFPSKQNRQLTEIGIASLSGLRKGRYSRPEREIGPGIWSGPTYKWSPDGKTIALHVVDRREMRKVPFPDYLATETNPNEVRRGYPGDPNEMRRVGLLDVQSGDITYLDLPDPDANQVIDFNWSPGGALLVDTASDTAIERKLFVVAPGESQPREIWRGVRESRMYTSFASTWHPDGEHVIFLSDMGDRYGLYTIDASPSRDLPQLLTDPSYDVLSAPSVAGDALFYAGNSVNPYEQHVYRLNIFGGEPEQVTRFAGRNAGYPSPDGRHLAFMHSNDTSPTELYVVSSEGDATRVTHSPLPAFTERTWEAAEYVSFPSLVDDYTLHARILKPANMQPGTQYPVLFGPVYSNTAKNRWAGNYSLVQQLLVKKGYIIVQVDSRGSNGYGRAFREEFLLGFAGQDIEDYASAVAYMESLAYVDPDRIGIWGSSYGGTLSVYSLLMKPGLFQVGVAAAAAVDPVFFGTDDVAIVRHPETHPEIFERKALNHAANLEDKLLFIHGLQDHVVPFKTTAVLAEELIKQGKDFDFAFAPGATHGWSRERHYDRYLFGKMIEYFDRHLAAPIE from the coding sequence ATGCAACAGGTCTCTCTTTGGCGAATATGGGTAGTGGCAGGCATACTGATGGTGATGCCCGCAACAGTCACAGCACAGGAAAGTGAACTCACGCTTGATGACCTGTTTGCAACGCCAAAATTGACGGGAACGCCCCCGTCTCGGCCGGCTTGGGCACCAAACAGCGAGCACTTTGCCTTTTCCTGGAATGAACCCGGAAAACCTGGACGTGGCCTCTGGGTCTCTACCAGCAATGGAAAGGAAGTACATCTCCGTTCCGATACGGCATCCGCGTCTGTGCGCGACATCGTATGGACCGACGCAACCACTATCGTGAGCCTGCGAGGTAACAACCTGTGGCGGACATCGCTGAGCCAGGGAGACGATGTCCAGCTTATGCCTGTCGAGGCCGGCGCACGTAACCTGTCGATATCACCAGCCGGCAACCAGGCGGCGTATATACGGAACGGCGACCTGTGGCTTGCGGACTTCCCTTCCAAACAGAATCGGCAGCTCACAGAGATCGGCATCGCCAGCCTCTCGGGCTTACGGAAGGGGCGCTACAGCCGGCCGGAACGCGAAATTGGTCCAGGCATCTGGAGTGGGCCAACATACAAGTGGTCGCCGGATGGCAAGACCATTGCGCTTCACGTCGTTGACCGTCGCGAGATGCGCAAAGTGCCGTTCCCGGATTATCTCGCTACCGAAACCAATCCCAACGAGGTGCGCCGTGGTTACCCTGGCGACCCAAACGAGATGCGCAGGGTAGGCCTGCTCGATGTTCAAAGCGGTGACATCACGTACCTCGATTTGCCAGACCCGGATGCAAACCAGGTCATCGACTTCAACTGGTCACCGGGCGGCGCGCTGCTGGTTGATACCGCATCCGACACGGCGATTGAACGCAAGTTGTTCGTCGTTGCACCTGGAGAAAGCCAACCGCGCGAAATTTGGCGAGGCGTTCGAGAAAGCCGGATGTACACATCGTTTGCATCGACCTGGCATCCTGATGGTGAGCATGTCATTTTCTTAAGCGATATGGGTGATCGCTACGGCCTTTATACGATCGACGCCTCACCTTCAAGGGACCTTCCGCAGCTCCTGACAGATCCGTCCTACGATGTGCTGTCCGCTCCAAGTGTTGCTGGTGATGCGCTGTTTTATGCCGGCAACAGCGTTAATCCTTATGAACAACACGTGTACCGCCTGAATATATTCGGTGGCGAACCTGAGCAAGTGACGCGTTTTGCGGGCCGGAACGCCGGCTACCCCTCGCCGGATGGCCGGCACCTGGCGTTCATGCACAGCAACGACACGTCACCAACCGAGCTTTACGTGGTATCCAGCGAGGGTGACGCAACGCGCGTAACCCACTCGCCGTTGCCTGCTTTCACGGAGCGAACCTGGGAAGCCGCGGAATACGTCAGTTTTCCCAGCCTTGTAGATGACTACACACTGCATGCCCGGATCCTGAAGCCTGCCAATATGCAGCCAGGCACGCAATATCCAGTGCTGTTTGGACCCGTGTATTCGAATACGGCGAAGAACCGCTGGGCCGGCAACTACAGCCTCGTACAGCAACTGTTGGTCAAGAAAGGATACATCATCGTGCAGGTGGACTCACGGGGGAGCAACGGTTATGGGCGGGCATTCCGTGAAGAGTTTCTGCTGGGCTTTGCCGGCCAGGACATTGAGGATTATGCAAGTGCCGTTGCCTACATGGAGTCACTGGCCTATGTTGACCCCGACCGCATCGGCATCTGGGGCAGCAGTTATGGGGGCACGCTCTCCGTTTATTCGCTGTTGATGAAGCCGGGCTTATTCCAGGTGGGTGTTGCTGCAGCGGCGGCTGTTGACCCGGTGTTCTTTGGCACCGACGACGTCGCGATTGTTCGCCACCCCGAGACACACCCGGAGATCTTCGAAAGAAAAGCGCTCAACCATGCAGCCAATCTGGAGGATAAACTCCTGTTCATCCATGGCCTGCAAGACCACGTGGTACCGTTCAAGACGACAGCTGTGTTAGCTGAAGAACTGATCAAACAGGGCAAGGACTTCGACTTTGCGTTTGCACCTGGTGCAACGCATGGATGGAGCCGAGAGCGACACTACGATCGCTACCTGTTTGGCAAAATGATCGAATACTTTGACCGACACCTGGCCGCGCCTATCGAATAG
- a CDS encoding CPBP family glutamic-type intramembrane protease, with amino-acid sequence MSGSTFQVVVFTTAFLSALILLAAVLLKGKVRWVWLFSIPVLAFIKHLLLVEGAAGSFGDWIPGRYNWEGKLLAISLWIVVVITFFRDRLETIGLTFKQCGHWRNTAFGVAVFCALSWALAAVFQFEGLKSGSISDILYQASMPTLEEELWFRGIMLAMLIEDFTTKGIKKPQVTALILAALVTSLSFWGAHSINTDGDWGFVFDVWGNLVAGGFGVLFVIVRIGTGSLVLPMLLHTWVNTAGYFL; translated from the coding sequence TTGTCAGGGAGTACATTTCAAGTCGTTGTTTTTACGACAGCCTTTTTATCAGCCTTAATTTTACTTGCTGCAGTCCTTTTGAAGGGAAAAGTTCGCTGGGTATGGCTTTTCTCAATTCCTGTACTGGCCTTTATTAAGCACCTGTTGCTGGTTGAAGGTGCAGCTGGAAGCTTTGGTGATTGGATACCCGGGCGGTACAATTGGGAAGGAAAGTTATTAGCTATATCGCTGTGGATTGTGGTTGTCATTACGTTTTTCAGAGACAGACTTGAAACGATCGGTCTGACCTTTAAGCAATGTGGACACTGGCGTAACACAGCATTCGGGGTTGCTGTGTTTTGCGCTCTATCGTGGGCGTTGGCGGCTGTATTCCAGTTCGAAGGATTGAAAAGCGGATCGATATCGGACATCCTGTACCAGGCATCCATGCCGACATTAGAAGAAGAGCTTTGGTTTCGGGGTATTATGCTGGCAATGCTTATTGAAGATTTTACAACAAAGGGTATTAAGAAGCCGCAGGTTACCGCTTTGATCCTGGCTGCTCTGGTCACCAGTCTCAGTTTTTGGGGGGCTCACTCTATTAACACCGATGGTGATTGGGGCTTTGTGTTTGACGTTTGGGGAAACTTAGTCGCCGGAGGATTCGGTGTGTTGTTTGTTATCGTTCGTATCGGAACCGGTAGCCTGGTTTTGCCGATGCTTTTACACACCTGGGTAAATACAGCAGGATATTTTCTTTGA
- a CDS encoding toxin-antitoxin system HicB family antitoxin, with protein sequence MASLNLRLPESLHAKIRLLAEQDGVSLNQFIMLAVAEKAAVLELGATNYLSARAARVEGDASKQLRDLLSEHGGDVEPLEEDRL encoded by the coding sequence ATGGCTTCCTTGAATTTGAGACTTCCTGAGTCATTACATGCCAAAATCCGATTGCTCGCGGAGCAGGATGGTGTATCTCTTAATCAGTTCATCATGCTTGCTGTTGCCGAAAAAGCAGCCGTGCTAGAGCTAGGGGCAACAAACTATCTTTCAGCCAGGGCTGCTCGTGTAGAAGGAGATGCAAGCAAACAATTGCGGGACTTGTTATCCGAGCATGGAGGCGATGTCGAGCCATTAGAAGAGGATCGGTTGTAA
- a CDS encoding putative toxin-antitoxin system toxin component, PIN family: MRIVLDTNIWVSAFRSKHGASAKLISLIGGNHFSIVTSVPLVLEYEEVFFRQRGQMNLDKAKIDHLLDLICALSDHQRIYYLWRPTEPDGDDAHVLELAVAAKCDYIITYNKRDFTQAASFGIEVVTAAEFLQKLG; encoded by the coding sequence ATGCGAATCGTTCTTGACACTAATATCTGGGTCTCAGCCTTTCGTTCAAAGCATGGCGCATCAGCCAAACTGATATCATTAATCGGAGGAAATCACTTCAGCATTGTCACTTCAGTACCCCTGGTATTGGAGTATGAGGAGGTGTTTTTTCGCCAGCGCGGTCAAATGAATCTTGATAAAGCCAAGATTGACCATCTGCTAGATTTAATCTGTGCTTTATCTGATCACCAGCGTATCTATTATCTCTGGCGTCCAACAGAGCCCGATGGTGATGATGCGCATGTGTTAGAACTGGCTGTAGCTGCCAAGTGTGATTACATCATTACATACAACAAACGTGATTTTACTCAGGCTGCAAGTTTTGGGATTGAAGTTGTTACAGCAGCAGAATTTTTACAAAAGTTGGGGTAA
- a CDS encoding tetratricopeptide repeat protein yields the protein MSHVRAFNPFVVLSFGLLIATGCNAFEFMHDEESNDPDVLLDDARIAMQNGDPEKAVDFLEKALEKAPENPEIRIELSAALFQSNEIDLLVMKDLAEFISDDQNATHLAGGIAYKSPPACNFRDEVDTTIRIDFDIDPAYLLLLDNEEVLQRAVSLLSSTLESEAAQALTDHVRSNAHLMRAIANMATSIIEIKQQADAAEASLHRLRSGNIGYCAANDAALAQLETFILCEKLPVIDEAVADLVNRQALFSTGESELADAVATARTEISSAITRSCQVSG from the coding sequence ATGTCACACGTCCGTGCCTTTAATCCGTTTGTTGTCCTGTCCTTCGGCCTCCTCATCGCAACAGGCTGCAATGCCTTTGAATTTATGCACGATGAAGAGAGCAACGATCCGGATGTCCTCCTCGATGATGCCCGTATTGCCATGCAAAACGGTGATCCCGAAAAAGCCGTCGATTTCCTCGAAAAAGCCCTGGAGAAGGCGCCTGAGAATCCAGAAATCCGCATTGAACTGTCAGCTGCCCTCTTCCAGTCCAATGAAATTGATCTGCTGGTCATGAAAGACCTCGCAGAGTTCATTTCTGATGACCAAAATGCCACCCATCTCGCCGGCGGCATAGCTTACAAATCGCCTCCTGCCTGCAACTTTCGGGATGAGGTTGATACCACAATACGGATCGACTTCGACATCGACCCGGCTTACCTGCTCTTGCTCGACAATGAAGAGGTGCTGCAACGTGCCGTAAGCTTGCTGTCCAGCACCCTGGAATCAGAAGCAGCGCAAGCGTTAACCGATCACGTGCGGAGCAATGCACATCTCATGCGGGCAATTGCAAACATGGCGACCTCCATTATCGAAATCAAACAACAAGCCGACGCCGCCGAGGCGTCTTTACACCGGCTGCGCAGCGGCAATATCGGGTACTGTGCGGCTAATGATGCAGCCCTTGCACAACTCGAAACCTTTATCCTTTGCGAAAAGCTGCCTGTTATCGACGAGGCTGTTGCGGATCTGGTAAACCGACAGGCACTCTTTAGCACCGGCGAGAGCGAGCTTGCTGATGCTGTTGCCACCGCGCGCACAGAAATCAGCAGCGCCATCACGCGCAGCTGCCAGGTTTCCGGCTGA